The following are encoded together in the Deinococcus soli (ex Cha et al. 2016) genome:
- the trmH gene encoding tRNA (guanosine(18)-2'-O)-methyltransferase TrmH — MTPERYAKILRVLSKRQPTLTVLMDEVNKPHNLSAIVRTCDAVGVLQAHAVPPRGGRLVDFDGHTFEATSGSAHKWVPVQKHADAVGAVRDLQAQGFQVLATHLSQRSVDYREMDYTRPTCVLLGAEKWGVGDEAAEAADHNIIIPMFGMVQSLNVSVAAATILFEAQRQRLAAGMYDAPQLGDEDLRRWAFEWAYPDLAPGYRERGESYPALDEHGQILA; from the coding sequence ATGACCCCGGAGCGTTACGCCAAGATCCTGCGCGTGCTGAGTAAGCGGCAGCCCACCCTGACCGTCCTGATGGACGAGGTGAACAAACCCCACAACCTCTCCGCGATCGTGCGGACCTGCGACGCCGTGGGCGTGCTGCAGGCGCACGCGGTGCCGCCGCGCGGTGGGCGACTCGTGGATTTCGACGGGCACACCTTCGAGGCCACCAGTGGCAGCGCGCACAAGTGGGTGCCGGTGCAGAAACACGCGGATGCCGTGGGGGCCGTGCGGGACCTGCAGGCGCAGGGCTTCCAGGTGCTCGCCACGCACCTCTCGCAGCGCAGCGTGGACTACCGCGAGATGGACTACACCCGCCCCACCTGCGTGCTGCTGGGCGCCGAGAAGTGGGGCGTGGGCGACGAGGCTGCCGAGGCCGCCGACCACAACATCATCATCCCGATGTTCGGCATGGTGCAGAGCCTGAACGTGTCCGTCGCTGCCGCGACCATCCTGTTCGAGGCGCAGCGCCAGCGGCTCGCCGCCGGAATGTACGACGCCCCGCAGCTGGGTGACGAGGACCTGCGCCGCTGGGCGTTCGAGTGGGCGTACCCCGACCTCGCCCCTGGCTACCGCGAGCGGGGCGAAAGCTACCCCGCGCTGGACGAGCACGGGCAGATCCTCGCCTGA
- a CDS encoding phosphotransferase enzyme family protein translates to MRAGTEVAALRRWHDPHAVPYELDLLTRLTGGGLDLPWRLRGPAEREGAVWTLHDWVPGDSAPREDARARGRWLADLHGRWAAVLLPEDRPGFPDGLAVLHDPSSDALLDAHEAARPGWVGLLRAHLHAARAATAHVRARPRRLIHGDFTPWNLRVQNGQWTGLLDLEFTRPADPLADFALVWRGAHDDVIHGYADVRPLSVEDRALIPALWWAHLLTGALHDLRAGTRDDGWTARMLARRSPLMGALGAALPGVRYSGAL, encoded by the coding sequence GTGCGCGCTGGAACGGAGGTCGCCGCGCTGCGCCGCTGGCACGACCCACACGCGGTTCCGTACGAACTGGACCTGCTGACCCGCCTGACCGGCGGCGGACTGGACCTCCCCTGGCGGCTGCGCGGTCCCGCTGAACGGGAGGGGGCAGTGTGGACGCTGCACGACTGGGTGCCCGGTGACTCCGCCCCCCGCGAGGACGCCCGTGCGCGGGGCCGCTGGCTGGCAGACCTGCACGGGCGATGGGCGGCAGTGCTCCTGCCGGAGGATCGCCCCGGTTTCCCCGACGGGCTGGCGGTGCTGCACGACCCGTCCAGTGACGCGCTGCTGGACGCTCACGAGGCCGCGCGGCCGGGCTGGGTGGGTCTGCTGCGGGCGCACCTGCATGCCGCCCGCGCCGCCACCGCGCACGTCCGAGCACGGCCCCGGAGGCTGATCCACGGGGATTTCACGCCCTGGAACCTGCGCGTGCAGAACGGGCAGTGGACGGGCCTGCTCGACCTGGAATTCACGCGACCCGCCGATCCGCTGGCGGACTTCGCGCTGGTATGGCGCGGCGCGCACGACGACGTCATCCACGGGTACGCCGACGTGCGCCCCCTGAGTGTTGAGGACCGGGCGCTGATCCCGGCACTGTGGTGGGCGCACCTGCTGACTGGCGCGCTGCACGATCTGCGCGCCGGGACGCGGGATGACGGCTGGACGGCGCGGATGCTCGCGCGGCGCTCCCCGCTGATGGGGGCGCTCGGGGCGGCGCTGCCGGGCGTGCGGTACTCTGGAGCGTTATGA
- a CDS encoding DUF937 domain-containing protein — MNFTELLHSFFDEPATTELGRVAGLDPAAARRVLETGLPLQLDALAAQAGTPGGAHIAEAIDSLPRFESVQGALNEPDGAQNLQQAGELLMPALLGDRAGDLTRQVSERTGVDAGGAGRLMQMSLPLLLSLLGRSGVTAGNVGPLLGGLRGTLAGGLGGASAGLSGPASGLSAPAPSVPGLDVTPAPVEHGTGSAGLDAAGLAALSGPALLDWLRAQFSGKTADALGAAAGFTGGASGRAAQATLPVLLSAFVQRARTDAGAQDLLARSAASADLIGADGTLNTRVLTDPAETARVEGQGRGLLGSLFPNLDPVTGRLGSALGGSGASAGRLLALMAPMLLGLLGARARAGGLNAAAFRGLLSGLDGHLTGLLPAGLGSLGALLGAGALTGAAATPAASAPPRAAAPVVTTAPVSPPPPPAAAPVTAERRGGFPWWIIPLLLLLGLGGCWLVNQNRAAPPAATGEAAASIVVTNPTSGADLPAEPFTMSGTGPANTELTISDQGQEVGKATVGADGAWSAELPAPTTGEHTYSVDGGGGRSELKVNVTDASAGTEGTGTDTGSTDTSTDTGGTDTGSTDTGSTDAGAAAGTFAISAPAADATLPAGTFTLRGTGTAGQEVELFEDDTSLGKLTIGEDGAWSFDVPSPTAGAHTYTVRGPDGTDLGSVAATVSAPAADASAADCTEAYTLSITDGQTVNEPFRFGGVGQGEGYSVTVKRGERTIGTKDIPLDATCGWSYQSKPGAGQITYEVRPLGDAAAAPLSTVNLTVGQ, encoded by the coding sequence ATGAACTTCACTGAACTGCTGCATTCCTTCTTCGACGAGCCGGCCACCACGGAGCTGGGCCGCGTGGCGGGCCTGGATCCCGCTGCGGCCCGCCGCGTGCTGGAGACCGGTCTGCCTCTGCAGCTCGACGCGCTGGCCGCGCAGGCCGGCACGCCCGGCGGCGCGCACATCGCCGAGGCGATCGACAGCCTGCCGCGCTTCGAGAGCGTGCAGGGCGCCCTGAACGAACCGGACGGCGCGCAGAACCTCCAGCAGGCCGGTGAACTCCTAATGCCCGCGCTGCTGGGCGACCGGGCCGGGGACTTGACCCGGCAGGTCAGCGAGCGGACCGGGGTGGACGCGGGCGGCGCGGGCCGCCTGATGCAGATGAGCCTCCCGCTGCTGCTGAGCCTGCTGGGGCGGTCCGGCGTGACTGCCGGGAACGTCGGCCCGCTGCTGGGCGGCCTGCGCGGCACCCTGGCCGGTGGGCTGGGAGGCGCGTCGGCCGGTCTGAGCGGCCCCGCTTCTGGGCTGTCCGCCCCCGCGCCGTCCGTGCCGGGCCTGGACGTGACGCCCGCCCCGGTGGAGCACGGCACAGGTTCGGCTGGTCTGGATGCTGCCGGACTGGCAGCCCTGAGTGGCCCGGCCCTGCTGGACTGGCTGCGTGCGCAGTTCAGCGGGAAGACCGCCGACGCGCTGGGTGCCGCCGCCGGATTCACGGGCGGCGCGAGCGGCCGCGCGGCGCAGGCGACGCTGCCGGTCCTGCTGAGCGCGTTCGTGCAGCGTGCCAGGACGGATGCGGGTGCGCAGGATCTCCTGGCGCGCAGCGCGGCCAGCGCGGATCTGATCGGCGCGGACGGCACCCTGAACACCCGCGTGCTGACCGACCCGGCCGAGACGGCCCGCGTCGAGGGCCAGGGGCGCGGACTGCTGGGCAGCCTGTTCCCGAACCTGGACCCGGTCACGGGCCGCCTGGGGTCGGCGCTGGGCGGCAGCGGCGCGAGTGCCGGGCGCCTGCTGGCCCTGATGGCGCCCATGCTGCTGGGCCTGCTGGGCGCCCGCGCCCGCGCGGGTGGCCTGAACGCCGCGGCCTTCCGGGGCCTGCTGAGCGGCCTGGACGGCCACCTGACGGGCCTGCTGCCCGCCGGGCTGGGCAGCCTGGGGGCGCTGCTGGGCGCCGGGGCGCTGACCGGCGCGGCCGCCACGCCCGCCGCGTCAGCGCCGCCGCGCGCGGCCGCTCCGGTCGTCACGACGGCGCCGGTCTCACCGCCCCCACCGCCCGCGGCTGCGCCGGTCACGGCCGAGCGGCGCGGCGGCTTCCCATGGTGGATCATTCCGCTGCTGCTCCTGCTGGGCCTGGGGGGCTGCTGGCTGGTGAACCAGAACCGCGCGGCGCCGCCTGCCGCGACGGGTGAGGCGGCCGCGAGCATCGTGGTGACGAACCCCACGTCCGGCGCGGACCTCCCGGCCGAGCCGTTCACCATGAGCGGCACCGGCCCCGCGAACACTGAACTGACCATCTCGGATCAGGGGCAGGAGGTCGGGAAGGCCACCGTCGGCGCGGACGGCGCGTGGTCGGCGGAACTGCCCGCGCCCACGACGGGCGAGCACACGTACAGCGTGGACGGCGGCGGTGGCCGCAGCGAGCTGAAGGTGAACGTCACGGACGCCAGCGCGGGCACTGAGGGCACGGGCACCGACACCGGCAGCACTGATACCAGCACTGATACCGGCGGCACCGACACTGGCAGCACCGACACCGGCAGCACCGACGCGGGCGCCGCTGCGGGCACCTTCGCGATCAGCGCACCCGCCGCGGACGCCACGCTGCCCGCCGGGACGTTCACGCTGCGCGGCACCGGCACGGCCGGGCAGGAGGTCGAACTGTTCGAGGACGACACCAGCCTCGGTAAACTCACGATCGGGGAGGACGGCGCCTGGAGCTTCGACGTGCCCAGCCCCACCGCCGGGGCGCACACGTACACGGTGCGCGGCCCGGACGGCACGGACCTCGGGTCGGTCGCGGCGACCGTCAGCGCGCCCGCCGCGGACGCCAGCGCCGCCGACTGCACGGAGGCCTACACCCTGAGCATCACCGACGGGCAGACCGTGAACGAACCCTTCCGCTTCGGCGGGGTCGGTCAGGGTGAGGGGTACAGCGTGACCGTCAAGCGTGGAGAGCGCACCATCGGCACGAAGGACATTCCGCTGGACGCCACCTGCGGCTGGAGCTACCAGAGCAAGCCCGGCGCGGGCCAGATCACCTACGAGGTCCGCCCCCTGGGTGACGCGGCCGCCGCGCCCCTGAGCACCGTGAACCTCACCGTCGGGCAGTAA
- a CDS encoding MBL fold metallo-hydrolase, which translates to MTDAASLPALHVTSGGTRVYTLPVRAFPNFRANVYLLVRGDAHAPAYAALVDTGGAGPDSLGDLRAGLAAVRVGYGEAVTVENLSRIVITHPHPDHLGGLSALREHTDAPVAAFHSAVPFIEQPGWVRTAWLTLPDAQAVWLGLPPGGELDGRIRRRGANLSVPRALPVATLLRDGDVLDDLLLVIHTPGHEGNQICLRVDDVLLSADHLLPLNSPPLMPARFLPGSGVAAFLHSLDRVEALDGVTLALGGHDGPMHDPRARIHALRTRTHEKLDGLLAACTHPMTVHDLLLALHPRLRPIQAVLLLDQTAALAEHLVGTGALHESTREDGAALFTRA; encoded by the coding sequence ATGACCGACGCTGCCTCTCTTCCCGCGCTGCACGTGACGAGTGGTGGCACGCGCGTGTACACGTTGCCGGTGCGGGCCTTTCCGAACTTCCGCGCGAACGTGTACCTGCTCGTGCGTGGTGACGCGCATGCCCCGGCGTACGCGGCGCTGGTGGATACGGGCGGGGCTGGCCCGGACAGCCTGGGTGACCTGCGGGCGGGTCTCGCGGCGGTGCGGGTCGGGTACGGCGAGGCGGTGACTGTGGAGAACCTGAGCCGGATCGTGATCACGCATCCGCACCCGGACCACCTGGGCGGCCTGAGTGCCCTGCGGGAGCACACGGACGCGCCCGTGGCGGCGTTCCACTCGGCGGTGCCGTTCATCGAGCAGCCCGGTTGGGTCCGCACGGCGTGGCTGACCCTGCCCGATGCGCAGGCCGTGTGGCTGGGCCTGCCGCCCGGGGGTGAACTGGACGGCCGGATCCGCCGACGGGGTGCGAACCTCAGCGTGCCGCGTGCCCTCCCGGTCGCCACGCTCCTGCGCGACGGGGACGTGCTGGACGACCTGCTGCTCGTGATCCACACGCCGGGGCACGAGGGGAACCAGATCTGCCTGCGCGTGGACGACGTGCTCCTGAGTGCCGATCACCTGTTGCCGCTGAACTCCCCGCCGCTGATGCCCGCGCGGTTCCTGCCCGGCAGCGGCGTCGCGGCGTTCCTGCACTCACTGGACCGCGTGGAGGCGCTGGACGGCGTGACCCTCGCGCTGGGCGGGCACGACGGCCCCATGCATGACCCCCGCGCCCGCATCCACGCCCTGCGGACCCGCACGCACGAGAAACTGGACGGACTGCTGGCCGCCTGCACGCACCCCATGACCGTCCACGACCTGCTGCTGGCGCTGCACCCGCGCCTGCGGCCCATTCAGGCGGTGCTGCTGCTCGACCAGACCGCCGCCCTCGCGGAGCATCTGGTTGGAACAGGCGCGCTGCACGAAAGCACGCGCGAGGACGGCGCGGCGCTGTTCACCCGCGCGTGA
- the rpmF gene encoding 50S ribosomal protein L32, protein MAKHPVPKKKTSKSKRDMRRSHHALVAPNLTECPQCHAKKLSHHICPSCGYYNGRQVLAV, encoded by the coding sequence ATGGCCAAACACCCCGTTCCCAAGAAGAAGACCAGCAAGAGCAAGCGCGACATGCGCCGCAGCCACCACGCCCTCGTCGCGCCCAACCTGACCGAGTGCCCCCAGTGCCACGCGAAGAAGCTCAGCCACCACATCTGCCCCAGCTGCGGCTACTACAACGGCCGTCAGGTACTCGCGGTCTAA
- a CDS encoding glyoxalase: MTLITGLDHVQIEAPAGCEAQARAFFGVFLGLPELVKPEALRRNGGVWFGLPDGRQLHVGVAPEFVPRMKGHPGLRCDDLAAFTAHCDRHGMPYRADQEAGVARVFLQDPFGNRLEVVQGARPARMVKVG, encoded by the coding sequence ATGACTCTGATCACTGGACTGGATCATGTGCAGATCGAAGCCCCGGCGGGGTGCGAGGCACAGGCCCGCGCGTTCTTCGGGGTGTTCCTGGGCCTGCCGGAACTCGTGAAACCTGAGGCGTTGCGGCGCAATGGCGGCGTGTGGTTCGGCCTGCCGGACGGGCGGCAGCTGCACGTGGGCGTCGCGCCGGAGTTCGTGCCGCGCATGAAGGGCCACCCGGGCCTGCGCTGCGATGACCTCGCGGCTTTCACCGCGCACTGCGACCGGCACGGGATGCCCTACCGCGCCGATCAGGAGGCTGGGGTGGCACGCGTGTTCCTTCAGGACCCGTTCGGGAATCGGCTGGAGGTCGTGCAGGGCGCGCGTCCTGCCCGGATGGTCAAGGTTGGGTGA
- the paaZ gene encoding phenylacetic acid degradation bifunctional protein PaaZ yields the protein MTQSITSDLLRPASYVSGSWHANADGQVLVDAVYGRPVAVISSEGVDFAEALAYGRRAGGALRRMTFHERARALRALGAYLMERKEAYYALSALTGATRRDSWVDIEGGIGTLFSYASAARRELPDERFWPDGKVERLGREGTFVGRHLLVPREGVAVQINAFNFPVWGMLEKFAPAFIGGMPSLVKPAPQTAYLTERVVRDIVASGLIPEGTLQLVTGEPGSLLDHVEEQDVVAFTGSAATAAKLRVHPAIVGRSVPFNAEADSLNASVLGLSVKPEDPEFALFVREVAREMTGKAGQKCTAIRRALVPSHLVEAVTEGLRRELAKVTLGDPARDDVRMGALVSVEQRERVRETLEKLQAEARVVISGEAQLLGGDREKGAFLDPTVLLCETPLTARGPHELEAFGPVATLLPYDSLEDAIHLTKLGRGSLAGSIVSRDRAEATELVLGMASSHGRLLVLNRDNAKENTGHGSPLPQLNHGGPGRAGGGSELGGLSAVRHHMNRVAVQADPTILTSVTREFVPGAQVQEDVVHPFRKSFDEIQVGDSLLTHRRTVTEADIVNFAGLTGDHFYAHVDEIGAREGIFGKRVAHGYFLISAAAGQFVSPAPGPVLANYGLENLRFIEPVGIGDTIRTRLTCKRKIRKDLRPGETRPTGVVEWRSEITNQDGVLVATYDILTLVERSRDGFDPPAEDSSVQA from the coding sequence GTGACTCAATCAATTACTTCTGATCTTCTTCGTCCGGCGTCGTACGTGTCGGGTTCGTGGCATGCGAATGCGGATGGGCAGGTGCTGGTGGACGCGGTGTATGGGCGTCCGGTGGCGGTTATTTCGTCGGAGGGCGTGGATTTTGCCGAGGCGCTGGCGTACGGCCGGCGGGCGGGTGGGGCGCTGCGGCGCATGACGTTCCACGAGCGGGCGCGGGCCTTGAGGGCGCTGGGCGCGTACCTGATGGAGCGCAAGGAGGCGTACTACGCCCTGAGCGCGCTGACCGGGGCGACGCGGCGGGACTCGTGGGTGGATATCGAGGGTGGGATTGGCACGCTGTTCAGTTACGCGAGTGCGGCGCGGCGGGAACTGCCGGACGAGCGCTTCTGGCCGGACGGGAAGGTGGAGCGGCTGGGGCGGGAGGGGACGTTCGTGGGGCGTCACCTGCTGGTGCCGCGTGAGGGTGTGGCGGTGCAGATCAATGCGTTCAACTTCCCGGTGTGGGGGATGCTGGAGAAGTTCGCGCCAGCCTTTATTGGTGGGATGCCGAGTCTGGTGAAGCCCGCGCCCCAGACGGCGTACCTGACGGAGCGGGTGGTGCGGGACATCGTGGCGTCGGGCCTGATTCCGGAGGGGACGCTGCAACTGGTGACGGGGGAGCCGGGGTCGTTGCTGGATCACGTGGAGGAGCAGGATGTGGTGGCATTCACGGGGTCGGCGGCGACGGCAGCGAAGTTGCGGGTGCATCCGGCGATCGTGGGGCGGTCGGTGCCGTTCAATGCGGAGGCGGACAGCCTGAACGCGTCGGTGCTGGGCCTGAGCGTGAAGCCGGAAGACCCAGAGTTCGCGCTGTTCGTGCGTGAGGTCGCGCGGGAGATGACCGGGAAGGCCGGGCAGAAGTGCACCGCGATCCGCCGGGCGCTCGTGCCGTCGCATCTGGTGGAGGCGGTGACGGAGGGTCTGCGCCGCGAGCTGGCGAAGGTGACGCTGGGTGACCCGGCGCGCGATGACGTGCGGATGGGCGCGCTGGTGAGCGTGGAGCAGCGCGAGCGGGTCCGCGAGACGCTGGAGAAGTTGCAGGCCGAGGCCCGCGTGGTGATCAGCGGCGAGGCTCAGCTGCTGGGCGGCGACCGCGAGAAGGGCGCGTTCCTCGACCCGACGGTGCTGCTGTGCGAGACCCCCCTGACCGCGCGGGGGCCGCACGAGCTGGAGGCGTTCGGGCCGGTGGCGACGCTGCTGCCGTACGACTCGCTGGAGGACGCCATTCACCTGACGAAGCTGGGCCGGGGCTCGCTGGCGGGGAGCATCGTGTCCCGTGACCGCGCCGAGGCGACCGAGCTGGTGCTGGGCATGGCGAGTTCGCACGGGCGGCTGCTGGTGCTCAACCGTGACAACGCGAAGGAGAACACCGGGCACGGGTCGCCGCTGCCGCAGCTCAACCACGGCGGGCCGGGCCGCGCGGGGGGCGGCTCGGAACTGGGGGGCCTCTCGGCGGTGCGGCATCACATGAACCGCGTGGCGGTGCAGGCCGACCCGACCATCCTGACCAGCGTCACGCGGGAGTTCGTGCCGGGCGCGCAGGTGCAGGAGGACGTGGTGCACCCCTTCCGCAAGTCCTTCGACGAGATTCAGGTGGGGGACAGTCTCCTCACGCACCGCCGGACCGTCACGGAGGCGGACATCGTGAACTTCGCGGGCCTGACCGGCGATCACTTCTACGCGCACGTCGATGAGATCGGGGCGCGGGAGGGCATCTTCGGGAAGCGCGTGGCGCACGGGTACTTCCTGATCTCGGCGGCGGCGGGGCAGTTCGTGTCGCCCGCGCCGGGCCCGGTGCTGGCAAACTATGGGCTGGAGAACCTGCGGTTCATCGAGCCGGTCGGGATCGGGGACACCATCCGCACCCGGCTGACCTGCAAGCGCAAGATCAGGAAAGACCTGCGCCCCGGCGAGACCCGCCCGACCGGCGTGGTCGAGTGGCGCAGTGAGATCACCAATCAGGACGGCGTGCTGGTCGCCACGTACGACATCCTCACGCTGGTCGAGCGTTCGCGCGACGGGTTCGACCCGCCCGCCGAGGACAGCAGCGTTCAGGCGTAA
- a CDS encoding deoxyribodipyrimidine photo-lyase — translation MIHDARVQLLRPGTPRREGFVLLWVQASVRTRDNHALEYAVREANRLNLPLVATFGLTPGYPEANARHYAYLLEGLRDLRANLAARDVPLRVTLGSPPEVALNAAGEGAALVVTDVGYTRLQREWREWLADRLDVPLVQVESEAVIPVGVVSGKQEYAARTIRPKIHRLWHDYLVPLDTHDLKKRERDWDDGVDVTDPTRLLKTLPIDHSVPPGDEEGGETAAHDLLEDFITRKLDGYATRRNDPTVDGSSRLSAHLHYGHLSPLTAALAAREHPGPDTDAFLEELIVRRELSFNYTTYNPHYDRYAGLPTWARATLEEHAGDRREHTYTRAQLDAAQTHDPYWNAAQRQMTRTGRMHNYMRMYWGKKVLEWTPTPQQAFDTLLWLNNRHEQDGRDPNSWVGVGWVFGLHDRPWTRRPIFGTVRYMNAGGLKRKFDIEKYARQWAE, via the coding sequence ATGATCCATGACGCCCGCGTGCAGCTCCTGCGGCCCGGCACGCCCCGCCGGGAGGGATTCGTGCTGCTGTGGGTGCAGGCCAGCGTCCGCACCCGCGACAACCACGCCCTGGAATACGCCGTGCGCGAGGCCAACCGCCTGAACCTGCCCCTTGTGGCCACATTCGGCCTGACGCCCGGTTACCCCGAGGCAAACGCCCGCCACTACGCCTACCTGCTGGAGGGCCTGCGGGACCTGCGCGCCAACCTCGCCGCGCGGGACGTGCCGCTGCGCGTGACCCTGGGCAGCCCGCCCGAGGTGGCCCTGAATGCGGCGGGGGAGGGCGCGGCCCTGGTCGTGACGGACGTCGGGTACACCCGCCTGCAACGCGAGTGGCGCGAGTGGCTGGCCGACCGGCTCGACGTGCCGCTCGTGCAGGTGGAATCCGAGGCGGTCATTCCCGTGGGTGTGGTCAGCGGCAAGCAGGAGTACGCGGCGCGCACCATCCGCCCCAAGATCCACCGGCTGTGGCACGACTACCTCGTCCCGCTGGACACCCACGACCTGAAAAAGCGTGAGCGCGACTGGGACGACGGCGTGGACGTCACCGACCCCACCCGCCTCCTGAAGACCCTCCCCATCGACCACAGCGTCCCCCCCGGCGACGAGGAAGGCGGCGAGACCGCCGCCCACGACCTCCTGGAAGACTTCATCACCCGCAAACTCGACGGGTACGCCACCCGGCGCAACGACCCCACCGTGGACGGCAGCAGCCGCCTCAGCGCGCACCTGCACTACGGGCACCTCTCCCCGCTGACCGCCGCGCTCGCCGCGCGCGAACACCCCGGCCCCGACACCGACGCCTTCCTGGAAGAACTCATCGTGCGGCGCGAACTCAGCTTCAACTACACCACGTACAACCCCCACTACGACCGCTACGCGGGCCTCCCCACCTGGGCGCGCGCCACGCTGGAAGAACACGCCGGGGACCGCCGCGAACACACCTACACCCGCGCCCAACTGGACGCCGCGCAGACGCACGACCCGTACTGGAACGCCGCACAGCGCCAGATGACCCGCACCGGCCGCATGCACAACTACATGCGCATGTACTGGGGCAAGAAAGTCCTCGAATGGACCCCCACCCCCCAGCAGGCCTTCGACACGCTGCTGTGGCTGAACAACCGCCACGAACAGGACGGCCGCGACCCGAACTCCTGGGTGGGCGTCGGCTGGGTGTTCGGCCTGCACGACCGCCCCTGGACCCGCCGCCCCATCTTCGGCACGGTGCGTTACATGAACGCCGGCGGCCTGAAACGCAAATTCGACATCGAAAAATACGCCCGGCAGTGGGCGGAATAA
- a CDS encoding TerC family protein: protein MFGLEMPPLTPEFWAILGTLILLEGLLSADNALVLAVMVRHLKGDLQRKALAYGIGGAVVLRILGVLLASYILEYWWLRAFGAAYLAYLAISHFLKHRSTEDEADEKSKGRGFWATVVLLNLTDLAFSVDSILAGVALIPRGMPREQGLTIVVIGGIIGLILMRIAATVFLKLLNKYPAFDHVAYALVGWIAVKLGLETLEAAHEIFPAVPYWHMPTPIFWGVMAAIGIIGSFLATRTPAMSDEAAEAKAEAVVHEIDETVADASDGRIDGR from the coding sequence ATGTTCGGCCTGGAAATGCCGCCCCTGACGCCCGAATTCTGGGCGATTCTGGGTACCCTGATCCTCCTCGAAGGCCTGCTCTCGGCCGACAACGCCCTGGTGCTGGCCGTGATGGTCCGCCACCTCAAGGGTGACCTGCAACGCAAGGCGCTCGCCTACGGCATCGGCGGGGCGGTCGTCCTGCGCATCCTGGGCGTGCTGCTCGCCAGCTACATCCTCGAATACTGGTGGCTGCGTGCCTTCGGCGCGGCGTACCTCGCGTACCTGGCCATCTCGCACTTCCTGAAACACCGCAGCACCGAGGACGAGGCCGACGAGAAGAGCAAGGGCCGGGGCTTCTGGGCGACCGTCGTGCTGCTGAACCTCACCGACCTCGCGTTCAGCGTCGACTCGATCCTCGCGGGCGTCGCGCTGATCCCCCGCGGGATGCCGCGCGAGCAGGGCCTGACCATCGTCGTGATCGGCGGCATCATCGGCCTGATCCTCATGCGGATCGCGGCAACCGTGTTCCTGAAACTGCTGAACAAGTACCCCGCGTTCGACCACGTCGCCTACGCCCTGGTCGGCTGGATCGCCGTGAAACTCGGCCTGGAGACCCTGGAAGCCGCGCACGAGATCTTCCCCGCCGTGCCCTACTGGCACATGCCCACCCCGATCTTCTGGGGTGTCATGGCCGCCATCGGCATCATCGGCTCGTTCCTCGCCACCCGCACACCCGCCATGAGCGACGAGGCCGCCGAGGCGAAAGCCGAAGCCGTCGTCCACGAGATCGACGAGACGGTCGCCGACGCCAGCGACGGCCGCATCGACGGCCGCTGA
- a CDS encoding trimeric intracellular cation channel family protein, with translation MHELEWAPITLETGLRVLDLIGVLAFAMSGALLGVRKRFDLFGVLVLGCVTAVGGGAIRDTLTGQTPPLFLRDETYLYAALLGSGLAFAFGTRLARFERTLSIFDTAGLGLFAASGAIGALNFGLGPLGVVFAGMLSGVGGGVIRDLIANEVPEIMYRSEQLYATAAAAGALTVWLLYPHVTPFQAQFSGAVVVWALRWLSRRGWVRLPVRRLPEDTPQG, from the coding sequence GTGCATGAACTCGAGTGGGCGCCCATCACGCTGGAGACCGGCCTGCGCGTCCTGGACCTGATCGGCGTGCTGGCCTTCGCGATGTCCGGCGCGCTGCTGGGCGTGCGCAAACGCTTCGATCTGTTCGGGGTGCTGGTGCTGGGCTGCGTGACCGCCGTGGGCGGCGGCGCGATCCGCGACACGCTGACCGGGCAGACCCCGCCGCTGTTCCTGCGGGACGAGACGTACCTGTACGCCGCGCTGCTGGGCTCCGGGCTGGCGTTCGCGTTCGGGACGCGCCTGGCCCGCTTCGAGCGGACCCTGAGCATCTTCGACACGGCGGGCCTGGGCCTGTTCGCGGCGTCCGGCGCGATCGGCGCGCTGAACTTCGGGCTGGGCCCGCTGGGCGTGGTGTTCGCCGGGATGCTGTCCGGCGTGGGCGGCGGCGTGATCCGCGACCTGATCGCCAACGAGGTGCCGGAGATCATGTACCGCAGCGAGCAGCTGTACGCCACCGCCGCCGCCGCCGGGGCGCTGACCGTGTGGTTGCTGTACCCGCACGTCACGCCGTTCCAGGCTCAGTTCAGCGGCGCGGTGGTCGTCTGGGCGCTGCGCTGGCTCTCACGGCGCGGTTGGGTGCGCCTCCCGGTCCGCCGCCTCCCCGAGGACACCCCGCAGGGTTGA